A genomic segment from Actinomadura hallensis encodes:
- a CDS encoding SDR family oxidoreductase: MARTIAVSGSASGIGEALAGMLRDAGDTVIGIDLRDADVRADLSVPEGRASAVAQTLERCGGRLDAVVACAGVSDFTVMPVKVNFFGAVELLDGLRPALAAAGAPRAAVVGSISGTHPVDDDVVRACLAGDEPAALAAAEKAERGGAGGLLYPSSKAALAQWMRRVCVTPGWAGAGIPLNAIAPGVVRTPMTAPLFADEAMVQVMNEAVPMPLNGHAGPEVIAEALRWLISPANTHMTGQVVYVDGGAEATLRGAGLF; the protein is encoded by the coding sequence ATGGCACGCACCATCGCCGTCAGCGGCTCGGCGTCCGGCATCGGCGAGGCCCTCGCCGGAATGCTGCGCGACGCGGGCGACACCGTCATCGGGATCGACCTGCGCGACGCCGACGTGCGCGCCGACCTGAGCGTTCCGGAGGGCCGGGCGAGCGCGGTCGCGCAGACGCTGGAGAGGTGCGGCGGGAGGCTGGACGCCGTCGTCGCCTGCGCGGGCGTCTCCGACTTCACCGTCATGCCGGTCAAGGTGAACTTCTTCGGCGCGGTGGAACTGCTGGACGGCCTGCGCCCCGCCCTCGCGGCGGCCGGGGCGCCGCGCGCCGCCGTGGTCGGCTCCATCTCCGGCACGCACCCGGTGGACGACGACGTCGTCCGCGCCTGCCTCGCCGGGGACGAGCCGGCGGCCCTCGCGGCGGCGGAGAAGGCCGAGCGCGGCGGCGCGGGCGGGCTGCTGTACCCGTCGTCGAAGGCGGCGCTCGCGCAGTGGATGCGCCGGGTCTGCGTCACCCCCGGGTGGGCGGGCGCGGGCATCCCGCTGAACGCGATCGCGCCGGGCGTCGTCCGGACGCCGATGACCGCGCCGCTGTTCGCGGACGAGGCCATGGTCCAGGTCATGAACGAGGCCGTCCCGATGCCGCTGAACGGCCACGCCGGGCCCGAGGTGATCGCCGAGGCGCTGCGCTGGCTGATCTCCCCGGCCAACACCCACATGACGGGCCAGGTCGTCTACGTGGACGGCGGCGCCGAGGCGACGCTGCGCGGCGCCGGGCTGTTCTGA
- a CDS encoding SDR family NAD(P)-dependent oxidoreductase translates to MNRYEGVKVLLTGAASGIGRATAIRLAAEGAAIYAVDVDEAGLAGTAAAAEGPGGLTTAAVDVTDEPAVVAAVADAAGTLGGIDVLVNVAGVHKTTPIETLTVDDLNRLFSVNLVGTALFCREALRHLPDGTGVIVNTASLSATQGNPYMTAYAASKGAVLAFSLSLAAELAARRIRVVPVSPGAVDTPLTRTPGMFPEGLDLSYFSKIRSWYGAAAPEQIAAVIAFAGSSDAAYLTGADLRVDGGAHT, encoded by the coding sequence ATGAACCGCTACGAGGGCGTGAAGGTGCTGCTCACGGGGGCGGCGTCCGGCATCGGACGGGCCACCGCGATCCGCCTGGCCGCCGAGGGCGCCGCGATCTACGCCGTGGACGTCGACGAGGCGGGACTCGCCGGGACGGCCGCCGCGGCCGAGGGCCCCGGCGGTCTCACCACCGCCGCCGTGGACGTGACCGACGAGCCCGCCGTCGTCGCCGCCGTCGCCGACGCGGCCGGGACGCTCGGCGGCATCGACGTCCTGGTGAACGTCGCCGGCGTCCACAAGACGACCCCGATCGAGACGCTCACGGTGGACGACCTGAACCGGCTGTTCTCCGTCAACCTCGTCGGCACCGCGCTGTTCTGCCGCGAGGCGCTCCGGCACCTCCCGGACGGCACCGGCGTCATCGTCAACACGGCCTCGCTGTCGGCGACGCAGGGCAACCCGTACATGACGGCGTACGCGGCGTCCAAGGGGGCGGTGCTGGCGTTCTCCCTCAGCCTCGCCGCCGAGCTGGCCGCGCGCCGCATCCGCGTCGTGCCGGTCTCGCCGGGCGCCGTCGACACGCCGCTGACCCGGACGCCCGGCATGTTCCCCGAGGGGCTCGACCTGTCGTACTTCTCCAAGATCAGGTCGTGGTACGGCGCCGCGGCACCGGAGCAGATCGCCGCGGTGATCGCGTTCGCGGGCTCGTCCGACGCGGCCTACCTCACCGGCGCCGACCTCCGGGTCGACGGCGGAGCCCACACCTGA